GATCCGATCGGGGGTGGGGTGTGCCCGAAAACCATGGGTTCGCTCAACCGCTTGTTATCACAGCATAAATTTTTTGCTTGACGGAGGGGCTATAGAATGTCCCCTCCCCTGGCCTTGGCCGATCCGGATGGGGAAGTGCGGTTCTTGGCGAGCGGAAACTTCGAAATTTTGCAGCGTTCCTTCGAACGATAGTTTCGTTTTAGACCAGCGTCCCCTACTTCCCTCCCAACGGAAGACAACTCCTTCCCTTAAGTGGAACTCCTTTTCCCACCCCGCCGCCGCAAGCGGCGAGAAAGCCGCTATCGCCCGCACCAGGCCCCATTAGGATCCTCAACGCTTTCGGCACATTCATTGCATGCTGGTATAGAGCGTGGAGTTAGCTGGAAGGGCTCGATACCTCGGAAACGCCAACACCGGATCTGGTCTACGAAAAGGAGGGAGCCGAAGCGAACAAGAGCAACGTAAGTCGTAATGCCAGCGTCTGCATCGACCACCAAACCTAAGCCACAATTGAGGAGGGAAAACCATGCGGAAAAGATTCCTTGCATTTGCCTTAGCTAGTATATGCGGCGTGTGGGCAAGCACGGCGATGGCGGTGCCACTCTTCTATAGCCCCACGGACCAACCAGGGACATTGTTTGAGGACAATGATCTTGACTTTTTCGTGGACAACGACGATAATGGCGTAATTTCTGAGGGCGACTACCTTTATTCGGCCGTCGAGTTCTCCTTCGCGAAAGATCAAACGAACGACGTGAAGTATTCTTTAAATGAAGAAGGCGACGAACTGGTCGCGTGGACCGCGATCAAGGTGGAAAAAATCGTCACGGATTTCTCTGACCCCGAGTTCGGTGCTTGGTTTGGCACGATCGACGACGCCACGCCCATGGTCTCAGTGTACACCGGGGGCCCGATCAATCTTGACACGATCGCGGGTGACCCCACCATGGCCGCAGCCGAGGCGGCCGTCAAAGATGGAACCTTTCTGTGGGCTTTTTCGGTCACGGACGACCCGGATACGATGTGGCAGTTCATACCGACAAGTCTCTCTGCTTATGACCCGACGGAAGTTGCAAAAGCGGGCAGTTCGAGCCCGGTAGGGACCATGCGGTTTGCCTTGGAACAGGTTAACGGTGACCCGATCTTCCTGCCGATCACGCTGGATACGACCTTCTTCACCTTCGGCGACAGCTTTGGAGACGACCTCGTGCACCTGCGGGGCAGCGGCGACATCCTTGGTGGACAGGGTTTGACCTACGCGTTTGCACGCAGCGACGTGGACGTCGAGGTCAACCCAGTTCCGGAGCCGGGTACCATGATCCTTCTCGGCTCGGGGCTTTT
This is a stretch of genomic DNA from Deferrisoma camini S3R1. It encodes these proteins:
- a CDS encoding PEP-CTERM sorting domain-containing protein — encoded protein: MRKRFLAFALASICGVWASTAMAVPLFYSPTDQPGTLFEDNDLDFFVDNDDNGVISEGDYLYSAVEFSFAKDQTNDVKYSLNEEGDELVAWTAIKVEKIVTDFSDPEFGAWFGTIDDATPMVSVYTGGPINLDTIAGDPTMAAAEAAVKDGTFLWAFSVTDDPDTMWQFIPTSLSAYDPTEVAKAGSSSPVGTMRFALEQVNGDPIFLPITLDTTFFTFGDSFGDDLVHLRGSGDILGGQGLTYAFARSDVDVEVNPVPEPGTMILLGSGLLGVAGVSRRRKKKA